Proteins from a genomic interval of Quercus lobata isolate SW786 chromosome 11, ValleyOak3.0 Primary Assembly, whole genome shotgun sequence:
- the LOC115968085 gene encoding kinetochore protein NDC80 homolog — MRGAGGWRHRPKESLAAAQPPPTPVDQFRQFNQSRDSDASFGSSRPSSVGIPRSFDLLYKDRSLQQSALSTINSYFSSLSHPPFKASLPSAKEITDSLRFLLSRLQFPSSSKLDEDLPFLLKSLNYPFKFNKSILKAPGTPHHWPSILAIIHWLVQIALFNDNLSASASSPPPLADNDLKSYVLQSYLHFARGDDDSVDALDGDFVERLERKKLDLKENVDVLSGNVRELEAKAEALRSAPSQKELLEKDKGLLEEDVNKFHTIIGEFTERMGSMEKALEEKEKELEAKVQERMRIAEENEELKKRVETQTLNARDMDRMRRELQAVERDIAEAEIARNTWEEKSWDLDTKIGHQFKELEALAMECNQAMRRLKLGNDFQYVLNAKGSTPAEIMGIDYKSKLKPSLNSYADEIQKSSMEKLEELISLQQQSKENAAKIEGKRNNITALQSRIEELEAQLSLLKKETQEYTYSCAAEAKKMVEEVQMEAHNLDIVEREAAEVLKTSEWRLQEAVRQSEEEIQMCARELFSLVDFVSKYKEYVESRISEMKSNLSETVVAVSDAYKNSLPAHLQLMKTSL, encoded by the exons ATGAGAGGCGCAGGAGGGTGGCGACACCGTCCAAAGGAGTCATTAGCGGCGGCACAACCACCGCCAACACCAGTGGATCAGTTCCGTCAATTCAACCAATCACGTGACTCAGACGCAAGCTTCGGCAGCAGCCGTCCTTCCTCCGTCGGAATCCCTCGTTCCTTCGATCTCCTCTACAAGGACCGTTCGCTCCAACAATCGGCCCTCTCCACCATCAACTCCtacttctcctctctctctcaccctcCCTTCAAAGCCTCCTTGCCTTCCGCCAAAGAAATCACCGACTCCCTCCGCTTCCTCCTCTCTCGTCTCCAGTTCCCTTCCTCCTCCAAGCTCGACGAAGATCTCCCCTTCTTGCTCAAATCCCTAAATTACCCTTTCAAATTCAACAAATCCATTCTCAAGGCCCCCGGTACTCCTCACCACTGGCCTTCGATTCTCGCCATCATTCACTGGCTCGTCCAGATCGCTCTTTTCAACGACAATCTCTCCGCTTCCGCTTCTTCTCCTCCCCCTTTAGCCGATAACGATCTGAAGTCCTATGTTCTCCAGAGTTACTTGCACTTCGCGCGCGGCGACGACGACTCCGTCGACGCCTTGGACGGCGATTTCGTCGAGAGATTGGAGCGGAAGAAGCTTGATTTGAAGGAAAACGTCGACGTTTTGTCCGGAAACGTTAGGGAACTGGAGGCGAAGGCTGAGGCTTTGAGGTCTGCTCCTTCTCAGAAGGAGCTGCTCGAGAAGGACAAGGGGCTGTTGGAGGAGGATGTGAACAAGTTCCACACCATAATCGGGGAGTTCACGGAGCGCATGGGCTCAATGGAGAAGGCGttggaggagaaagagaaggaatTGGAGGCTAAGGTGCAGGAGAGGATGAGGATTGCTGAGGAGAATGAGGAGTTGAAGAAGAGGGTCGAGACGCAGACCTTGAATGCGCGCGACATGGATAGGATGAGGAGAGAGTTGCAGGCTGTGGAGAGGGATATTGCTGAGGCCGAGATCGCGAGGAACACGTGGGAAGAGAAGTCTTGGGATCTCGACACCAAGATTGGACATCAGTTTAAGGAGCTCGAGGCGCTTGCTATGGAGTGTAACCAGGCCATGAGAAG GTTGAAGCTTGGTAATGATTTTCAGTATGTTTTAAATGCCAAAGGGTCTACACCTGCAGAGATAATGGGTATTGACTACAAATCAAAACTTAAGCCTTCACTTAATTCCTATGCTGATGAAATACAGAAGAGTTCTATGGAAAAATTAGAAGAGTTGATTTCCCTTCAGCAACAATCGAAGGAAAATGCTGCTAAGATTGAggggaaaagaaataatataacAGCGCTTCAATCCCGCATTGAAGAA tTGGAAGCTCAACTGAGTTTGCTGAAGAAGGAAACACAAGAGTACACTTATAGCTGTGCAGCAGAAGCTAAGAAGATGGTGGAGGAAGTTCAAATGGAGGCTCATAACTTAGATATTGTGGAAAGAGAAGCAGCAGAGGTTCTGAAG ACATCTGAGTGGAGGTTGCAGGAAGCAGTCAGACAAAGTGAAGAAGAAATTCAAATGTGTGCTCGTGAACTCTTTTCATTGGTTGATTTTGTCTcgaaatataaagaatatgtGGAGTCCAGAATTTCAGAAATGAAGAGCAATCTTTCAGAAACTGTTGTTGCCGTATCAGATGCTTACAAGAATTCCTTACCTGCACATCTCCAACTTATGAAAACAAGTTTGTAG